One genomic window of Magnolia sinica isolate HGM2019 chromosome 3, MsV1, whole genome shotgun sequence includes the following:
- the LOC131239876 gene encoding uncharacterized protein LOC131239876 has protein sequence MWMNLFRQANREITRMDIFLSLVQLLQGTTMGGISSGGQPTGAPDGGVPVFSNYQKSPMPLPISLADRIIVSRRLMSIYNDWLLKRTRSFTKAPGKLKLMNLLLWLTRISFPEMSSGSQTQRSMKIVI, from the exons ATGTGGATGAACTTATTCAggcaa GCAAACCGTGAGATTACTAGGATGGATATATTTCTCTCTCTTGTTCAACTTCTACAAGGTACAACAATGGGCGGCATCAGTTCTGGTGGTCAGCCGACTGGTGCTCCTGATGGTGGAGTTCCAGTATTTTCCAACTATCAGAAATCTCCCATGCCACTCCCAATCAGCTTAGCAGACA GAATTATTGTGAGTAGGCGACTCATGAGCATCTACAATGACTG GTTGTTAAAGAGAACCAGAAGCTTCACAAAGGCTCCAGGGAAATTGAAGCTGATGAATCTTCTACTTTGGCTGACACGAATATCTTTCCCGGAGATGTCCTCTGGGTCACAGACACAAAGATCTATGAAAATCGTGATATAG